Proteins found in one Cetobacterium somerae genomic segment:
- a CDS encoding solute:sodium symporter family transporter yields MLMTILSFVFVTALIGFISYLKTKDEEHSAQGYFLAGRGLSGVVIGFSMVLTSLSTEQLIGTNASAYISNFSIMAWTVQSVIPLCVLALYLLPRYLKGGFTTIPEFFEARYDRQTRQMMSFLFMVGYTFILIPGALYSGAIAFSQMFDIPGLFNISFNMSIWVIVWLIGIIGGIYAIFGGLKAVAVSDTLNGLALIIGGAMIPFFALKYLGDGSILDGVSKITTTHYDKLNAWGAATDPVPWTTIFTGIMIVNFFYWATNQAIIQRALGAKSLAEGQKGILIAGVFLLTLPFMLNLPGLVSFHIFGSSLNNIDLAYPTLVREVLPKPLLGFFTACLFGAILSTFNSFLNSAATLFCYDFYKPIFKKNISDDDLIKVAKISGTVIAIVSMLIAPMLQSGSDGLFLLLKRFAGFFNIPIIALVAVGFLNKTINGLAARITVIAHVTLYFSLVWIFKINLNFVHVMGGLFVFDILLMVILGSFMKREVPYELPKENKSHVDLSNWKYAFPVSYILMLGLAYVYTILSKVGLAGGNSLTVINVVYFILGAGGIFIIMKSTSSIKNNVNENDQVSLEKNNI; encoded by the coding sequence ATGTTAATGACAATTTTAAGTTTTGTATTTGTCACAGCATTAATCGGTTTCATATCTTATTTAAAAACTAAGGATGAAGAACACTCAGCACAAGGATATTTTTTAGCAGGTAGGGGACTGTCAGGAGTAGTTATTGGATTTTCAATGGTTTTAACAAGTTTATCAACAGAACAATTAATTGGAACCAACGCTTCAGCTTATATCAGTAATTTTTCAATTATGGCATGGACTGTTCAATCAGTTATTCCATTATGTGTTCTAGCACTTTATCTTCTGCCGAGATATTTAAAAGGTGGATTTACAACAATTCCAGAATTCTTTGAAGCTAGGTATGATAGACAGACAAGACAGATGATGTCATTTCTTTTTATGGTAGGGTATACATTTATTTTAATTCCAGGAGCACTATATTCAGGAGCAATAGCTTTTTCACAGATGTTTGATATTCCAGGACTTTTTAATATAAGTTTTAATATGTCTATTTGGGTTATTGTTTGGTTAATAGGAATAATTGGAGGGATTTACGCTATTTTTGGTGGACTAAAAGCTGTAGCAGTATCGGATACATTAAATGGATTAGCTTTAATTATAGGGGGAGCAATGATTCCATTCTTTGCTTTAAAATACTTAGGAGATGGAAGTATTTTAGATGGAGTTAGTAAAATAACAACAACTCACTATGATAAATTAAATGCTTGGGGAGCAGCAACTGATCCAGTACCTTGGACAACTATTTTTACAGGAATAATGATTGTTAATTTCTTTTATTGGGCTACAAATCAAGCAATTATTCAAAGAGCTTTAGGAGCAAAAAGTTTAGCTGAGGGACAAAAAGGTATTTTGATAGCAGGAGTATTTCTATTAACACTACCATTTATGTTAAATTTACCAGGATTAGTATCGTTTCATATATTTGGAAGCTCTTTAAACAATATTGATTTGGCATATCCAACTCTTGTAAGAGAAGTTTTACCAAAGCCATTACTAGGATTTTTTACAGCATGTTTATTTGGAGCAATATTAAGTACTTTTAATTCATTTTTAAATAGTGCAGCAACTTTATTCTGTTATGATTTTTATAAACCTATATTTAAAAAGAATATTTCAGATGATGATTTAATAAAAGTTGCTAAAATATCAGGAACAGTAATAGCAATTGTATCAATGCTTATTGCTCCTATGTTACAATCTGGATCAGATGGATTATTTTTACTTTTAAAAAGATTTGCTGGATTCTTTAATATTCCTATAATAGCTCTTGTAGCAGTCGGTTTTTTAAATAAAACAATAAATGGTTTAGCAGCAAGAATAACAGTAATAGCTCACGTTACACTATATTTTTCTTTGGTTTGGATATTTAAAATAAATCTTAACTTTGTTCATGTAATGGGTGGATTATTTGTATTTGATATATTGCTTATGGTTATATTAGGTAGTTTTATGAAAAGAGAAGTTCCTTATGAGTTACCAAAAGAGAATAAATCTCATGTGGATTTATCAAATTGGAAATATGCTTTTCCAGTATCATATATTTTAATGTTAGGACTTGCTTATGTATATACAATCTTATCAAAAGTTGGATTAGCAGGTGGAAACTCTTTAACAGTAATTAATGTTGTTTACTTTATTCTTGGAGCTGGAGGAATTTTTATAATTATGAAATCAACCTCATCTATTAAAAATAATGTAAATGAAAATGATCAAGTATCTCTAGAAAAAAATAACATATAA
- a CDS encoding PTS fructose transporter subunit EIIC, whose amino-acid sequence MNFSNLIDKNLIVLDLDSLNKNEVIEKLVDLLDENGALINKNEFLEAVLLRETKSPTGLEDGLAIPHGKSTSVKTPKIAAARLKNKIKDWESVDESNEVDLVFLIAIPDAEKGTTHIEVLSNLTTLFMEDGFIESLRDAKNKDEFLNIILKNDKSVPLKTETINQKERSFENSTKENNSFKFHLNKLKEHLLFGTSHMIPFIVAGGVLLSLAVMLSGKGAVPETGFLKDMADMGIAGLTLFTAVLGGYIAYSIADKPGLAPGMIGSWIAVQNYKTGFLGAIIVGFIAGFIINLLKKIKLPDSMKSLGSIFIYPLIGTFIVCGIVMWGIGIPIAAMMTSMNTWLASMAGSGKVALGAILGGMTAFDMGGPINKVATLFAQTQVDTQPWLMGGVGIAICTPPLGMALATFLSPKKYTKDEKEAGKAAAIMGLIGISEGAIPFAAADPMRVLPAIVAGGVVGNIVGFLMNCINHAPWGGWIVLPVVEGKFGYILGTILGALTTALIVNTLKPIAPETLEEEMEELNYEGVVDEGEADVLAITSCPSGVAHTFLAAKALEKTAAKMGVRIKVETQGANGIVNRITQKDIENAKVVIFAHDVAIKEPQRFKNIKTLDVKTKVAIQDPKKLIEESLKI is encoded by the coding sequence ATGAATTTTAGTAATTTAATAGACAAAAATTTAATTGTTCTAGATTTAGATTCTTTAAACAAAAATGAAGTTATTGAAAAATTAGTAGATTTACTTGATGAAAATGGTGCTCTTATCAATAAGAATGAGTTTCTTGAAGCTGTTTTACTTAGAGAAACAAAATCTCCAACTGGATTAGAAGATGGCTTAGCTATTCCTCACGGGAAGTCTACTTCTGTTAAAACACCTAAAATTGCTGCTGCAAGACTAAAAAATAAAATTAAAGATTGGGAATCAGTTGATGAAAGTAATGAAGTCGATCTTGTATTTTTAATTGCTATTCCTGATGCAGAAAAAGGAACAACACATATTGAAGTTCTTTCAAATCTTACAACTCTTTTCATGGAGGATGGATTTATTGAATCTCTTAGAGACGCTAAAAATAAGGATGAGTTTTTAAATATCATTTTAAAAAATGATAAATCAGTACCTTTAAAAACTGAAACTATAAATCAAAAAGAGAGATCATTTGAAAACTCAACTAAAGAAAATAACTCATTTAAATTTCATCTAAATAAACTAAAAGAACATCTTCTTTTTGGAACTTCACATATGATTCCATTCATTGTCGCTGGAGGAGTTTTACTATCTCTTGCTGTAATGTTATCTGGAAAAGGTGCTGTGCCTGAAACTGGATTTTTAAAAGATATGGCTGATATGGGTATAGCTGGACTTACTCTTTTTACAGCTGTTCTTGGTGGATACATCGCTTACTCTATTGCTGATAAACCAGGTTTAGCACCAGGTATGATTGGTTCATGGATAGCAGTTCAAAATTATAAAACTGGATTCTTAGGAGCAATTATCGTTGGATTTATAGCTGGTTTCATTATTAACCTTCTTAAAAAAATCAAGCTTCCTGATAGTATGAAATCTTTAGGATCTATATTTATTTATCCTTTAATTGGAACATTTATAGTTTGTGGTATTGTAATGTGGGGAATAGGTATTCCAATAGCCGCTATGATGACAAGTATGAATACTTGGCTTGCTAGTATGGCTGGTAGTGGTAAAGTTGCTCTTGGAGCTATTTTAGGTGGAATGACAGCTTTTGATATGGGTGGACCTATTAATAAAGTTGCTACACTTTTTGCTCAAACTCAAGTTGATACTCAACCTTGGTTAATGGGTGGAGTTGGAATAGCTATTTGTACTCCTCCTCTTGGAATGGCTTTAGCTACTTTCTTATCTCCTAAAAAGTATACAAAAGATGAAAAAGAAGCTGGAAAAGCTGCTGCTATAATGGGATTAATCGGAATTAGTGAGGGGGCAATTCCTTTTGCTGCTGCTGACCCTATGAGAGTTTTACCTGCTATAGTTGCCGGTGGAGTTGTTGGAAACATTGTTGGATTTTTAATGAACTGTATCAATCATGCTCCTTGGGGAGGATGGATTGTTTTACCAGTAGTCGAAGGAAAATTTGGATACATCCTTGGAACTATTTTAGGAGCATTAACTACAGCTTTAATTGTTAATACTTTAAAACCTATAGCTCCTGAAACTTTAGAAGAAGAGATGGAAGAGTTAAATTACGAAGGTGTCGTAGATGAAGGTGAAGCAGACGTTTTAGCTATAACATCTTGTCCATCTGGAGTTGCTCACACATTCTTAGCTGCTAAAGCTTTAGAAAAGACAGCTGCTAAAATGGGTGTTAGAATAAAAGTTGAAACTCAAGGAGCTAATGGTATCGTAAATAGAATTACTCAAAAAGATATAGAAAATGCTAAAGTTGTAATCTTTGCACATGATGTAGCTATAAAAGAACCTCAAAGATTTAAAAATATAAAGACATTAGATGTTAAAACTAAAGTAGCAATTCAAGATCCTAAAAAATTAATTGAAGAGAGTTTAAAGATTTAA
- a CDS encoding BglG family transcription antiterminator yields MTKRELEILKYLIKYNGKITYKLLSELLFINERSIRYDIDKINEILKSNNYPQIEKVEKGQVEYKNLDILSIVIDKFIKCIDLTEYKEEILFFKVLFLERINLKNIEDELGVSRTSVKNILKVIKEKLKLNELKLEIEIQKGLILVGTEENIRKAQLKFILTYSKEIYFSNIIEKYYAGINREKIEKFLNLIIDNTKHIISDEPYTNLYHYILIMVERLRKGKSILEVENQVFFQGLKEYKVISRFLDILEKEYQIKIELNEKVRLTDYFLGSHCYSAENSSYKFWIEIDIIAKKIIKIFSENMGVDLSKDKVLLKGIINHLKPTIHRLKNKQILENSILKDFLKLYKPIFMGTKKSIKPLKNFINLDITEDEIAFLAIHFKAALDRANKLENRKNNILVVCSSGYGTSKLLSQQINENFSVNIVEAIPFYRLKDYSLDNVDLIVGTINMDEVELKKPCITINTILSKEDVVLLENIGLSKRKNRVFLSDLLETFKRSGVIKNENILIKDLSLLMNEVLINDIHEDELKLSDMLEDVILDVECESWEEAIRMAGEIMIKNEICDITYIENIIERVKEFGSYMVMSNKVALPHSKNNGNVFKSKMVLMNFRRDILFPEETPVKTMLTFTSQDENTHLDALSNFLDLVSNYKFLEKLENNPSKKKVIDIIKKYEFLSNLGKNRDIN; encoded by the coding sequence ATGACTAAAAGAGAGTTAGAAATTCTTAAATATCTTATAAAATATAATGGAAAAATTACTTACAAACTCCTTTCAGAACTTTTATTTATAAATGAAAGAAGTATTAGGTACGATATAGATAAGATAAACGAAATATTAAAAAGTAATAACTATCCTCAAATTGAAAAAGTGGAAAAGGGGCAAGTTGAGTATAAAAACTTAGATATTCTATCTATAGTAATTGATAAATTTATAAAGTGTATAGATTTAACAGAGTATAAAGAGGAGATTTTATTTTTTAAAGTTTTATTTTTAGAAAGAATAAATTTAAAAAATATAGAAGACGAGCTTGGAGTTAGTAGAACTAGTGTAAAAAATATTTTAAAAGTGATTAAAGAAAAATTAAAATTAAATGAATTAAAATTAGAGATTGAAATACAAAAAGGCTTAATTTTGGTTGGAACTGAGGAGAATATTAGAAAAGCTCAATTGAAATTTATATTAACCTATTCAAAAGAGATTTACTTTTCAAATATTATTGAAAAATATTATGCAGGAATAAATAGAGAAAAAATAGAAAAATTTTTAAATCTAATAATAGATAACACAAAACATATAATATCAGATGAACCATATACAAATCTTTACCATTATATTTTAATAATGGTAGAGAGATTGAGAAAAGGAAAATCTATATTAGAAGTTGAAAATCAAGTGTTTTTTCAAGGGTTAAAAGAGTACAAAGTAATAAGTAGATTTTTAGATATCTTAGAGAAAGAGTACCAGATAAAAATTGAATTAAATGAGAAAGTAAGATTGACAGATTATTTTTTAGGAAGTCATTGCTATTCAGCTGAAAATAGTAGTTACAAATTTTGGATAGAGATTGATATAATAGCTAAAAAAATAATTAAAATTTTTTCAGAAAATATGGGAGTGGATTTATCAAAAGATAAAGTGCTATTAAAAGGAATTATTAATCACTTGAAACCAACTATCCATAGATTAAAAAATAAACAAATTTTAGAAAATAGTATTTTAAAAGATTTTTTAAAACTATATAAACCAATATTTATGGGAACTAAAAAATCTATTAAACCATTAAAGAATTTTATAAATTTAGATATAACTGAAGATGAAATAGCTTTTTTAGCTATTCATTTTAAAGCTGCTTTAGATAGAGCAAATAAACTTGAAAATAGAAAAAATAATATATTAGTAGTTTGTAGTTCAGGATATGGAACATCAAAGTTACTATCACAGCAAATAAATGAAAATTTTTCAGTGAATATAGTAGAAGCTATTCCATTTTATAGATTAAAAGATTATAGCTTAGATAATGTTGATCTTATTGTAGGAACAATAAATATGGATGAAGTTGAACTTAAAAAACCTTGTATAACTATAAATACAATATTATCTAAAGAGGATGTTGTTTTACTTGAAAATATTGGATTAAGTAAACGAAAAAATAGAGTTTTTTTATCAGACTTATTAGAAACTTTTAAAAGAAGTGGAGTAATAAAAAATGAAAATATTTTGATAAAAGATTTATCTCTATTGATGAATGAGGTTTTAATAAACGATATTCATGAAGATGAACTAAAGTTATCAGATATGCTAGAAGATGTTATTTTAGATGTTGAGTGTGAAAGCTGGGAAGAAGCTATTAGGATGGCTGGAGAAATAATGATTAAAAATGAAATTTGTGATATAACATATATTGAAAATATAATAGAAAGAGTAAAAGAGTTTGGTTCATACATGGTAATGAGTAATAAAGTTGCTCTTCCACATAGTAAAAACAATGGAAATGTCTTTAAAAGTAAGATGGTTTTAATGAATTTTAGAAGAGATATACTTTTTCCAGAGGAAACACCAGTTAAAACGATGCTGACATTCACTTCTCAAGATGAAAATACTCATTTAGATGCACTTTCTAATTTTTTAGATTTAGTTAGTAATTATAAATTTCTAGAAAAATTAGAGAATAATCCAAGTAAAAAGAAAGTAATTGATATTATAAAAAAATATGAATTTCTATCAAATTTAGGAAAAAATAGAGATATAAATTAA
- a CDS encoding amidohydrolase — protein sequence MRTKELAKKYKDYVISMRREFHRFPEASLEEYRTSKRIKEELEKFGITAEIVGDTGVVATISGKNSGKTVALRGDIDALSVTETTNTSYSSETPGLMHACGHDTHAAMLLGAAKILKNMENEINGNVKLIFQPGEEVARGALKMVNCGVLNNVDNIFGMHISSDLPAGSISADAGPRCASADIFSIKVTGKGGHGARPDQCVDAVVVASAIVMNLQSIVSREFSPLEPVVLTVGSIVSGSRFNVIAQTATLEGTTRCYNLSIRENFPKIIERVAKSTAEAYRATAEVTYTLGVGPTINNSTYSDLAKISAAKLVGESNVIYRPPSTGGEDFSEFSNRVPGVMVNLGARNEEKGIIYPHHHEKFDVDEDVFEIGSALYAQYAIDYLNQ from the coding sequence ATGAGAACGAAGGAGTTGGCTAAAAAATATAAAGATTATGTAATCTCTATGAGAAGGGAGTTTCATCGATTTCCAGAAGCTAGTCTTGAAGAGTATCGAACGTCTAAAAGAATTAAAGAGGAACTTGAAAAATTTGGTATTACTGCTGAAATCGTAGGAGATACTGGGGTAGTTGCAACTATTTCTGGTAAAAATAGTGGTAAAACTGTGGCATTAAGAGGAGATATTGATGCTCTGTCTGTAACAGAAACAACAAATACCTCGTATAGTTCTGAAACTCCTGGCCTAATGCACGCATGTGGTCATGACACTCATGCTGCTATGCTTCTAGGTGCTGCTAAAATTTTAAAAAATATGGAGAATGAGATAAATGGAAATGTTAAACTTATTTTCCAACCAGGAGAAGAGGTAGCCCGTGGTGCTTTAAAAATGGTCAACTGTGGTGTTTTAAACAATGTTGATAATATCTTTGGAATGCATATATCTTCTGATCTTCCAGCTGGAAGTATTTCGGCAGATGCCGGCCCTAGATGTGCATCTGCTGATATTTTTTCTATAAAAGTTACAGGAAAAGGAGGTCATGGTGCTCGACCTGATCAGTGTGTTGACGCTGTTGTTGTAGCATCTGCAATTGTTATGAACTTACAATCTATTGTAAGTAGAGAATTTTCTCCTTTAGAACCTGTAGTTCTTACTGTTGGATCAATTGTTTCTGGGAGCCGTTTCAACGTTATTGCTCAAACTGCAACTTTAGAGGGTACAACTAGATGTTATAACCTTTCAATTAGAGAAAATTTTCCTAAAATAATTGAAAGAGTCGCTAAAAGTACTGCTGAAGCATATCGAGCAACTGCTGAAGTTACCTATACTCTTGGTGTTGGACCTACAATTAATAATTCAACATATTCAGATTTAGCTAAAATCTCTGCTGCAAAATTAGTTGGAGAATCCAATGTAATTTATAGACCACCTTCAACTGGTGGAGAGGATTTTTCAGAATTTTCAAATAGAGTTCCTGGTGTTATGGTAAATCTTGGTGCTCGAAATGAAGAGAAAGGTATTATCTATCCACATCACCATGAAAAATTTGATGTAGATGAAGATGTTTTTGAAATTGGAAGTGCTTTATATGCTCAATATGCAATTGATTATCTAAACCAGTAA
- a CDS encoding ABC transporter substrate-binding protein, which translates to MKNIWFIFTIYLSLFSTNTFGKVENQFKDTLVIAQRSDVKTLDPQKSIDTVSNKVINLMFESLLTLDENLNITPQIATSWEQVDDLNTIFHLREGIIFHNGENLTSEDVVFSLNRARASAQVGYNFTPIINVQAIDKYTIQITTDKPFGAMLKYLSSVGGAIVSKKAVDELGNNFSQNPIGSGPYKFKEWIPGDKITVEAFDNYYGEIPKNKTLIVRSIPEVTNRTIALETGEVDIAFDIGIMDRETIKDSSDLELLEVEAPSTLYLGFDNTTPLFQNKKLREAIAYAIDNESLAEFVFRGAALSGDSPIPPVIDVYNPNVKKYPQDIVLAKQLMKEAGFENGLNIELWTSAQSTWIDMCTIIQDQLKEIGITAEIKIFEWSTYVTITSQPNKALYLLSWNISSVDGDPALYPLFHSNEKGMSGNRSFYENKEIDSLLLEARTTVDQNKRKDLYFKAQEIIQNELPHYTLVYPHYNLGARKAVKNLVLQKNGFTDLAKTYVLK; encoded by the coding sequence ATGAAAAACATTTGGTTTATTTTTACTATTTACCTTTCTCTATTCTCTACTAATACTTTCGGTAAGGTAGAGAACCAATTTAAAGACACCCTTGTTATTGCACAACGATCTGATGTGAAAACTTTAGATCCTCAAAAAAGTATTGATACTGTTTCAAATAAAGTGATAAACCTTATGTTTGAATCTCTTCTTACTTTAGATGAAAATTTAAATATAACACCACAAATTGCCACGAGTTGGGAACAAGTTGATGACCTTAATACTATCTTTCATCTAAGAGAAGGCATTATTTTTCATAATGGAGAAAACCTAACATCTGAAGATGTAGTATTTTCATTAAATCGAGCTAGAGCCTCTGCACAAGTTGGATATAATTTTACACCTATTATAAATGTTCAAGCTATTGATAAATACACAATACAAATAACAACTGATAAACCTTTTGGAGCTATGCTTAAATATTTAAGTAGTGTGGGTGGAGCTATTGTCAGCAAGAAAGCTGTAGATGAACTAGGAAATAATTTCTCACAAAATCCCATTGGAAGTGGTCCATACAAATTTAAAGAGTGGATTCCAGGAGATAAGATTACTGTAGAAGCTTTTGATAATTATTATGGCGAAATTCCTAAAAATAAAACTCTTATTGTTAGAAGTATTCCTGAAGTTACAAATAGAACTATTGCCCTTGAAACTGGTGAAGTTGACATTGCTTTTGATATTGGAATTATGGATCGAGAAACTATTAAAGATAGTAGTGATTTAGAATTACTTGAAGTAGAAGCTCCATCAACTCTTTATCTAGGATTTGATAATACAACTCCATTATTTCAGAATAAAAAACTTAGAGAAGCTATTGCCTATGCAATTGATAATGAATCTTTAGCTGAATTTGTTTTTAGAGGAGCTGCTCTTTCTGGAGACTCTCCTATTCCTCCAGTTATAGATGTTTATAATCCAAATGTTAAAAAATATCCACAAGATATAGTTTTAGCTAAACAACTTATGAAAGAAGCTGGATTTGAAAATGGTCTTAACATTGAACTTTGGACATCTGCACAATCAACATGGATAGATATGTGTACTATTATTCAAGATCAGCTAAAAGAGATTGGAATAACTGCTGAAATTAAAATTTTCGAATGGAGTACATATGTAACTATAACTTCTCAGCCAAATAAAGCTTTATATCTTCTTTCTTGGAATATATCATCTGTTGATGGTGATCCTGCTTTATATCCACTTTTCCATTCAAATGAAAAAGGGATGTCTGGAAATAGAAGTTTTTATGAGAATAAAGAGATTGACTCTTTACTATTAGAAGCCAGAACTACCGTTGATCAAAACAAAAGAAAAGATCTTTACTTTAAAGCGCAAGAGATAATTCAAAATGAATTACCACACTATACATTAGTATATCCTCATTATAATTTAGGAGCTCGAAAGGCTGTTAAAAACTTAGTTTTACAAAAGAATGGTTTCACTGATTTAGCTAAAACATACGTATTAAAATAA
- a CDS encoding transporter substrate-binding domain-containing protein yields the protein MKKIITLIMASVLSVSLFAEKLYVGTNAEFVPYEYLENGKLTGFDVELMELIGQKAGYEIIWKDISFDGLIPALQTGKIDAIIAGMSQTTERQKAVDFSNPYLYFKSEHLVLVNNKSSLNNKEELKNKIVGVQLGSLQEEFATKLGAEVRPYNSFLGALMDLENNKIDGVIIADKTGYEYLKSMKTLKILDKITDNYPGASIALKKGSLEKVEKINDILENLKNTDEYNNLVIKYFPEKNN from the coding sequence ATGAAAAAAATTATTACTTTAATCATGGCAAGCGTTTTATCAGTATCTTTATTTGCAGAAAAACTTTATGTTGGTACCAATGCTGAATTTGTTCCATACGAATATCTTGAGAATGGTAAATTAACAGGTTTTGATGTTGAACTTATGGAACTTATTGGACAAAAAGCTGGATATGAAATTATATGGAAAGATATATCTTTTGATGGTTTGATTCCTGCTTTACAAACAGGAAAAATCGATGCAATTATTGCTGGTATGTCTCAAACAACAGAACGACAAAAAGCAGTAGATTTTTCAAATCCATATTTATATTTTAAATCTGAGCATCTTGTTTTAGTTAATAATAAAAGCTCTTTAAATAATAAAGAAGAATTGAAAAATAAAATTGTTGGAGTTCAATTAGGTTCTCTTCAAGAGGAGTTTGCTACAAAGTTAGGAGCTGAAGTTCGACCATATAACTCATTTTTAGGTGCTCTTATGGATTTGGAAAACAATAAAATTGATGGTGTTATTATCGCTGATAAAACTGGATATGAGTATTTAAAATCTATGAAAACTTTAAAAATATTAGATAAAATTACAGATAATTACCCTGGTGCGTCTATTGCTTTAAAGAAAGGAAGCTTGGAAAAAGTTGAAAAAATTAACGATATTTTAGAAAATTTAAAAAACACTGATGAGTATAACAATTTAGTGATTAAATATTTCCCTGAAAAAAATAATTAA
- a CDS encoding sodium:solute symporter family protein, protein MVENLFLNLYFLGILAIGYNSFKKIKDSSHFFIANKEAGVFQVTGSLLATVLGSSAILGNVAATYSIGWAGIWLLFCAAFGLFTLLPLLKRFEKFKGYNLPELLGSFYGDEVRILSSFIISIAWIGIVAAQIMGAAQIMEIISNFSYFQSVIISGVVFIIYTILGGQLSIIKTDCFQLIFILLGIVLCFLFLPNIETTYVVPQLINEKFSYIDLLILVLTYSSTFLVGPDIYSRIFCAKDTTVAKKSIIISIIILVPLAFILTKIGIFAAGAYPNLTNGQSPLLHVAANTLPKPISLLLYFGLLSAIISTADTCLLTGSSIFTEIFTKNLKNVKSIKLTRVFIGVFGLFSILVALKLKFILSSLLLALSVYSGALIIPCFVGILGYRFKKSYVLSAIIMGGTIALFGKIYGGSNSNYILILAFCINAIILTVGRKK, encoded by the coding sequence GTGGTAGAAAATTTATTTTTAAATCTATATTTTTTAGGTATTTTAGCGATTGGGTATAACTCATTTAAAAAAATTAAAGATAGTTCTCATTTTTTTATAGCAAATAAAGAAGCAGGTGTTTTCCAAGTTACAGGTAGTTTATTAGCCACAGTTTTAGGAAGTTCCGCTATTCTAGGAAATGTTGCTGCTACATATTCTATTGGTTGGGCTGGAATTTGGCTTCTTTTTTGTGCAGCATTTGGTCTTTTTACCCTTTTACCTTTGCTTAAAAGATTTGAAAAATTTAAAGGGTATAATCTTCCAGAACTTTTAGGAAGTTTTTATGGAGATGAAGTTCGAATTTTAAGCTCTTTTATTATTTCTATAGCTTGGATTGGAATTGTTGCTGCTCAAATTATGGGTGCTGCCCAAATTATGGAAATTATAAGTAATTTTTCCTATTTTCAAAGCGTTATTATAAGTGGAGTAGTTTTTATTATATATACTATATTAGGTGGACAACTTTCAATTATAAAAACAGATTGTTTTCAATTAATTTTTATTTTGCTAGGTATTGTACTATGTTTTTTATTTTTACCTAACATAGAAACAACTTATGTAGTACCTCAACTAATTAATGAAAAATTTAGTTATATTGATTTATTAATTCTAGTACTAACATATTCATCTACATTTTTAGTTGGTCCTGATATTTATTCTAGAATTTTTTGTGCAAAAGATACCACTGTTGCAAAAAAATCAATTATTATTAGTATTATTATTTTAGTACCTTTAGCTTTTATTCTAACTAAAATAGGTATATTTGCTGCTGGAGCCTATCCTAATCTAACTAATGGTCAATCTCCATTACTACATGTTGCAGCTAATACTTTACCAAAACCTATAAGTCTTCTTTTATATTTTGGTTTACTTTCAGCTATAATTTCTACTGCTGATACTTGCTTATTAACTGGATCATCTATATTTACAGAGATTTTTACTAAAAATTTAAAAAATGTAAAATCAATTAAACTTACAAGGGTTTTCATTGGAGTATTTGGATTATTTAGTATCCTTGTAGCTCTTAAACTTAAATTTATATTAAGCTCTTTATTACTAGCTTTATCTGTTTATTCTGGAGCACTTATAATTCCATGTTTTGTCGGAATTTTAGGATATAGATTTAAAAAATCTTATGTTTTAAGTGCAATTATAATGGGAGGAACTATAGCTTTATTTGGGAAAATATATGGTGGTAGTAATTCAAATTATATTTTAATTCTTGCATTTTGTATCAATGCTATAATTTTAACAGTTGGTCGAAAAAAATAA